The genomic region CAATTCAATGTGAATaccctgatttaaaaaaaacagcaagaaaatatttttttaggtcctgtaattttttttactagTAATTCATTGAAATGTGCAATCTCCAATTGACAttgaatccaagtacctcctcatgcagtttgacTGGGTATGAAAATCAGGACctttcatggctgacaatcaatcagactctgtccctacccccaccccaccattttccccatccaaggctggcactcagagcagccttgtgcaaatctgagctccctccagcccacacTGGACCTAGCCAACAGACCACAGTTGAACAGGATAtaacttaataaaaattacacCATTAAAATAACAATCATACAATTACAAACTCTTTCCTGAGCTATGTGCAAAGTCCCAGCATGTCTGATGAGTCCACTGTTCACAAGTGATTTGcatactaaaattaatttttgactaatgtggttctgtgatagatataaacacaattaagTTCTTGTATCAGGATTCTTGTCCTGGActgaggacagaacagctcaaacaattcctgatttgcaaatctatcagtggtggatggagaagggaggtcaggctgctcttggtgttgaggaaatgctgaaagcagcctgactcatttcatctcctcatGCCCAGgctgatctcccctctttccccttccacccattGGCTTTTGTCTCCCCGCAGACCCCcagagaagagcctggctctgtgttctccatcccctcctggctggcactgccaggctggcatgaggagcccctcagccctccctgctccaggctggacaaggccaggtccctcagcctctgctcacagcccaggggctccagccccaccttggaggcccttcccagaccctgctccagctgccagacatctttcctgccctggggaacccaacccaggccacagtgacctggataatccccgtccttgatgtcctggtcacaccgccctggccccttgtcccctgtcaggctctggggtggatcctgtggaacatcctttggtggaggctgtggctccaggtgggccggggggatcccgggggacggggaccctgctgggcatgaacagcattggagttgttgggagaaactgtgagggggagctggggcagagtgaccaacccagtgacctgacacagccctgctgggacgtcacacagcccctctgtgatgtcacaaccAACTCTGTTATGTCAGTCTGCTCTGGAATGTCAGATACctgccctgtgatgtcacagaggcAGTCTATAATGGCTTTGTGATGACCTCACATAACCCACTCTttgatgtcacagcccattctTTGACCTCATGTTAGCAGATGAGAAATTGTCTCCACCAGGTGAGCTGACACCTGGGGCTTGTTCTCCACAACCCCAGGCCTGTGGAAACTACACAATGCCGATTGTGTCGGAAGAGAACTGGAAGTTCACCATCCTgagtgtcctgccagctcagccaggcccactGGAACATTGGGGTTAATGAgcaccagggaccaccagagaCCCCCAGGACAGAAGAATACATGGGTAAAGGGGAGAggatgattttggggaaatgattACCATATGTGTGTTTAGTCCAGGGCAATCAATGAATATGCatgcaaaatacagaatataaacagaaactttcctgtACTCAGCATGCACGGCATTGGAAGAAGCTATCCCTGTGCATCCAGCTGAATAAAGAATGCTGCTTCTTTATGCTACATTGGTGTTAAGGAGTTTTCTGGTTTACTGAATTTTTGGTAACACTCCCACTTCCAAGGAAAGCTCagtctgctgctgttcacaaacagagaagggctggtggcagatgtggggctcggaggctgcctggggcacagtgaccatgaaataatcAAGTTTTCAATGTTCTGTGAAAGAAGGAGGGGCAGCAACAAAACTTCTGCACTGGAATTAggaagggcagactttggcctattTAGGATGCTGATCTGGGGAGTACCAAATAAGGTCCTGATTTTTTAAGTGAaacagcccttaaaaacaaaggggtccaggaaggatggacacatttctagaaagtaatcttaagcgggaaggagcagcctgtcccagtgtggcAAAAGATGAGCTAGTGAGGAAAATTACTGGCctggctgcccatggagctGTTGTGGGAACTCAGGGGCAAAAAGGACTGGCACGGCAGGAAGTTTTAAGGATGTTTTTAGGTTATCAGAAAGAACATTAGAGTGGTGAAAGCTCAATCAAAACTTAACCTGACCcatcctttaaagaaaaaaaaaagtttgtataAAAATTTTTTAGCAAAAGGAGGGCGAAGGAGAACCTCTACTCTTTATTGGATGCAGTGGAGAAGATAGTAAGTAAAGATAAGGAAATGGCTGAACTGCTTAACACCTTGTTTGTCTCAATTTTCAATATTAGGACAGGCTGTCCTCAGGATAAGTATTCTCCTGAGCTGgtagatgggcacagggagcagaacagcccccTCTGTAATCCAGGAGGAATCAGTTGGTGACCTGCTTAGCCACTCAGATGGTCACAGGTGTATGGGATcggatgggatccatcccagggggatgagggagctggtggatgagctccccaagctgctctccatcatttaccatcagtcCTGGCTCAGCACGGAGGTCCCAGAGCACTGGAGGTGCCAatgtgagcccatccccaagaagggctggaaggaagatctggggaactccaggcctgtcagcctgacctgggtgcccagcaaggttatggaacagatcaccttgagtgccatcccagggcacccacaggatggccGAGGGGTCAGAGCCAGCCAGTGTGGATTTAGGGGTGGCAGGTCCTACCTGACCAACCTGGTCTCCCTTTATGACCAGGTGACCCACctgtggatgcaggaaaggctgtggatgttgtgtacctggacttcagcaaagcctttgactCTGTCTCTAACAGCATtgcctggaaaagctgcagcccacGGCTTGGGCAGGTTCCCTCCTCGCTGGGAGATTTAAGGGCTGGCTGgaggctgggcccagagagtggtggggatggtgctgcacccagctggtTTCCAGGCACTGGTGCTGTCCCTCAGGGATATGTGTTGggcccagtcctgtttaatatcttcacTGATGATCTGGCTGAGGGGATTGAGTCCACCATTCAGAaattgcagatgacaccaagctgggtgtgagtgtggatctgctggagggcaggacaAGAAGATACAGCCTTGAGCTGCACCAGGCGAGGTTGAGGCTGGACAATAagaagttcttcacagaaagggtgagtgggcattggaatgggctggcCGGGGAGGGGGTGGCAGAGTCACTGTCCCTCTCCAGTGGCACTTAGTGGCATGGTCTGGGTGACAAGGCAGTATTATGGCATTGGTGGGATTGAATGAtcccaaaggtcttttccagcctatttgattctgtcattctgtgatgactgggggacactggggccattgtgacactgcagggccttgtggaactaataggaccatggtgacaccgtgcagccccacagaaccAGGGGTCCACTGTGGTGTTGTAGGGTCAAATGGAACCAGGGAGTGCATCGTGACACTCTGGGTCCTCATGGAACCacagagaccattgtgacactgcagggccttgtgtAACCAAGGATTTTCACCATTTTGACACTGCAAAAACAAAGAGAGCATTGGGGGACTCCAAAGCCCAGCAGAACCAAggggacattgtgacactgcagggcctgatggaaccaaggggacattgtgacactgtagGATCCTGTGTAACCAAGGGACCACTGTGACACGATGGAGCCTCAAGGAATCTGCAAGAACATTGTTACACTGTGTGGCCTCGTGGAAACAAggagtccattgtgacactgaggagAGTTGTAGAACCACAGAGACCATGGTGACAGTGTGGGACCTCATGTGACCatgggaccattgtgacactctggggccccatggatccaaggggccactgtgaaATTGCAACACCAATGagaacattgtgacactgtgaagCCCTATGGAACCAAGGAGTCCGTTGTCGTATTTTGGACCCCCATgaaaccaaggagaccattgtttCTCTGCATGGTCTCATGGATCCAAGGAGACCAGTGTTACAGTGCAGGGCCTGGAATAATCAAGAGGACATTGTGACAATGAGGGGCCCCATGGAACCGAGGACATCTTTGCAGATTACACCAAACTGGATgtgagtgttgatctgctggagggtaggagggctctgcacagggctctggacaggctggatccagggcccaaaTCCAATAAGGTGAGGTTGAACAAGACCAAGTGCTGGGTCgtgcactttggccacaacaacccctgcagcagtacaggctggggacagagtggctggagagcagccaggcagaaagggacctgcagggagtGATGGACAGCAGACTGGACATgaggcagcagtgtgcccaggtggccaagaaggcaaatggctcctggcctggatcaggaatggtgtggccagaaGGAGTAGGGCTGCTGTACTCAGCATTaatctgtgcccagctctgcacacagacattgctgctgcagctccagagaaggcaacaaaagggcatctctgcagaaaactctgtTGGGAGATCCTTTAGTTCTATTAAAGCCACCAACAGTGCAGCTCCTCATTGACACAATCGGTGGCTCGAGGGaaggtggagaaaaaaaaatgagaaatggaaaaacaatgcttttattttaggGACAATATTGAGAAACTAAaacacagggggaaaaaagaacaaagccaAAAGAACTATCAAAGAATATTTATATTacaaattatttatattatgaaataattatattacttggcctgtccctgctgcagccccggcacttCCACCCCCAGGACTGTGCCCAGCCCCGAGAGTACTCAGGCcctacagcaacaccagggccaggagggcagcggggcagggccacggcagcagcactggcaacaccaagtgctgctgctgctgggcacagctgctgggccaacactgatctgcccccagctctgcactcagacattgctgctgtagctccagagaaggcaacaaaagggcatctctgcagaaaactttgctAGGAGATCCTTTAGTTCATTTAAAGCCACCAACAGTGCAGCCCCTCATTGACACAGTCTGTGGCCACAGGGAaagtggagagaaacaaaatgagaaatggcacaaGGAATGGCTTTACTTTGTTGacaatatgaaaataataaaacaaaggaaacagaTCTCCAAAATGAAACCAACAAGAAGTACCAAAAATGAGTTTTATTACAAGTGATTTGCAGAAATTGACCAACAGTTAAATGTTTCTGAAACCATCCAGTCATCAGtgtccacactgcagccttgagctcctggttcctcaggctgtagatgagggggtttAGGGCTGGAGGCATCactgagtacagaactgacagggccagattaagggatggggaggagatggaggggggcttcaggTAAGCAAATGCTGAAGTGCTGACAAAGAGGGAAACAACAGCCaagtgagggaggcaggtggaaaaagCTTTGTACCGTCCCTGCTTcgaggggatcctcagcacagccctgaagatctgcacataggagaaaacaatgaacacaaaacaaccaaatacCAAACAGACACTAAATGCAATGAGCCCAAGTTCCCTGAGGTAggatttggagcaggagagcttgatgatctgtgggatttcacagaagaactggcccagggcattgccctggcagaggggcagggaaaatgtattggccgTGTGCATGAGGGCATTGAGTAAgccactggcccaggcagctgctgccatgtggtcacaagctctgctgcccaggagggtcccgtagtgcaggggtaTACAGAAGGACACGTAGCGGTcatagcacatgatggtcagaagggaaagctctgctgagatgaagaacacaaagaaaaagacctgtgcagcacatcctgagtaggagatgttcctggtgtcccagagggaattgtgcatggctttggggacagtggtgcagatggagcccaggtcgctgagggccaggttgagcaggaagaagaacatgggcgtgtgcaggtggtggccgcaggctacaGTGCTGATGttgaggccgttgcccaggagggcagccagggagaggcCCAGCAAGAGGctgaagtgcaggagctgcagctgccatgtgtctgccaatgccagcaggaggaagtgactgatggagctgctgttggacattttcTTTGTCTTGGCATGGGGATCTGTAAGAAAAGTAATCATGGAATACTTGGGTTTGGAGAGGACTTGAaatatcccagcacagcctcggGGCACTTTccccccactgcctgcccagggctctgctgcctggagctgtctctgccagcagctgcttccctgtgcccagggctgggccctgccagtgctgccagagcccagcgcagccctgggggctcagctctgccctgcagacccctcccagccctggcactgcccaggggcagctctggctctgcaggctctgatggCTCTGTCAGAGCAACCCTGAGGAAGctgaaaaagcaaaactgatGCAGCTTCCAGGGGGCCCTGTGCAGGtttctgtcactgcctggcTTAGTAAGATCTGAGAaaaagctattttctttttctgaatctTAACTGAGAGATTAATATCAATGTGCAATTTTTCATCCTGGCAACAGAAAGCAGTAGATTAAAAAAGCAAGATTTTCCAATTTATGCAGCCCCAgccttgctgtgctccctgtATAACCTACTTGGAAATATTGTACAGCTAAATGTCATGCTGGGAGCAGTCCTGAACAATGCAGCATCCTCACCacacaaagaaaacacttcCAAGCCTGaccagctgtctcctcccacccagaccttgtcccccagtgctgggagcagctgccagggccggctgagagctgtccctggcaggcagcagagtccctgccccagcacagcgccctgggctgcagaccctgctctgcaggagagccctgggcacccctggctgctctgcacaagagacaatcagagaatgtaCTCACAGGGTCTGTAGGCATTGCGatgttccagctgcaggagatggctccaggagctgcatctgcattgtcctgcagccagaggttcctgtgccaaaggatggcagtgattctgccccaggcacttctcagcaccttcccagccctgactgattgaagctctctgtgcctctgcgctgtgcccagggtggctgcaggcagtgccccagccctgctgggctggagaagagctgctcatcaagagaaatgtgcttttgaagctcttcttggttaccaggagctgcctctgtgccacgagcccagcccagctcagcagcacagacacagcacaagaacgttaatgagcctctggggctttgtgctcaggccctgaacatcagtccctgagagggagctgaagaaacttctccagaactccaagtcagaatccaactccaaagttccttggacttttaatgggtcccactgagggacacaactgagaaagtgtccccaggccccaggcagagcagagaactggaggcagggatgacagctggggacaaagagaagccaagtcttggtgccctggggcacagcagggtctgtgccactaagggctgggaggagacaccttgtcccGAGGCCCTGGGGCgtcctggcacagcctcagccaggctgggcactgtcagcccattgtcctgccctcagcatcccccccaccccacatcccagtggcctcaaggatctgctggaaggagtccctggggagccttgctcagcaATGGCCCTGGGGAATCCTTAATGCTCCCTGTAGGGACTGCAGGTTTTTgaaaggactttgggtttggcttttgccttggagtctctgagagatttgtgcaatcatggcctccaattatATGCTTTAATTcatccctggagaggctttgtcagtaacaatACTCATTGGGGCTCATTAGTACTTCAGCttacttcagttattttaaggtacttggtgtttcccttttgatactCAATCTGTGAGAGTTTTAtgcaatcatggccccaattatctgctttaacaattcccttgagagctttgtactgacactcagtggggctcattaatggCTTTAGATACTTGAGGTTTTTAATGTACTTTATGGATTTAAGAATACTTTTAGGTAATTTTAAGGAGTTCCGTGCCCACATTGAgtctgagaggtttttgtgccatcctgacCTCCAGTTCTCTCCTTcaaggagtccatgaggagcctgtgttgggtatcttccctctttctgttttacaaccaagatggaactgaaagaattttttaagaCTTTCTGAAAGCATCCAAACAAACATGAGACAATTAACAATACAACAACAGCTATGAAAATTAAATGTCCTGTTTTAGATAGACATCATCCAACCCTTTAGTCCCTTGGATTGGAAAAGTTCATTGACccagtctttgttttccacttgaagCTTCTTGAACTCTTCATTCAGTACCTGAATGCTCTTGTGGATTGACTCgctgtggctggagaggttcatgcaacacatgccCTCAGAGTCTACACAGCCATGCCCATGTGCTCAGCTTAAAAACTCTATCACTGTTCTGCAAGGTGGCATGTCTGAGGTCTCTATGTCTGAGAGCAGGCCACTCAATGTTAGGGAGTAGCATTGGTTTGCTTACTTAACAGGCACCCAAGATGGTCTGCTTGTCCTAaagctttagctgcagccacccaaggtAGTCCAAACTGGGGGTACTACGATGCGATACCGGGATTAAAGCTTTCAAAGCCATCTCTTTGATATCATCCAATACTTCTCTGGGGACACCTGCTGCTTGATCATCTCGTCAGCTTTGctgtccttctccagctagATAGTTGATTGTCAATTCCGCCCTTGCCTCATTATTAGCATAGTCTGCTATTAATTGATTTAGTATACACTTCCATCCCCTTTCCCACAGGCTGTATTCTGTAGGCAACAACAACTTGgtcataatatattttaaatcataggGAGTTATCATGTGCTGTAAACATGGCCCTCATTAGGCCATTAAAACAAGGTAAGTCCTTCCTATGGTCTTTAGCTGCCCTACACAGATCCTTGATTTCCCTGTAAACCAATGGCTGATACCTGGGATTCTGCCCCCTTCTTTCATAACATACGGGGGCAATGAGGGGTTTTCGAGACTCTTTGCCAGTGTCCTTCCTTAACTGCTTCCTTCTGAATCCTTTCCTAGGGACCTTCTGGGGTTGAGGGGAAAGGTGGCTCTGGGGAATCCAAACTGTCTTCTGGAGAGGAAGAATAACTTGGAGGAGAAACATTTGGATTAGAAATAGTGTGACAGTTGTGCTTAGTATCTGTGACCATGGGGTTATATTATTGCTGGAGGGTGAGGCAAAGGGCACTGCTATTTTGTCAGGTGTTGGGGAGGAAGGGTCTTGATTTACGATGGCAGACTTCCGGGGTAGAGTTCtggaggcacagcccagggtgaAGGTGGAATGATTGACAGTAGGGACATGACCCACAGTTGTGGGGATGGAGTCTGGAGGTTTGTTCAGGGCGGAAGAGAAGGTTGTGGTAGCAAGAAGTGGAGGAGCCAAGATGGAGGGAGGATGATCCGGCTCCCAAGCCACATTCAGGCTCCTTCCATCTTGAGTCTCCAGGGCATGATATTCCAAGACCACGTGGCCATTGCCATCTTGGACCATTGTGGAAGGTCTGAGAAAGGCATGTTTGAGGGGAGGTCCTGAGTTAGGAGCGACCAACGGATTGAGTTTTTGAGACATTGCTTGCTGGTGAAGGGTCTCAAGGATGGTATGGAAGATGGGGAGCATGTGGGCTGCAATGGGCTCCCTTTCGATCGAAAGGTTGTACAGTTTAAGTCCCACTGAGTCCTAAAATTCAGTGGTATGGATTTCATCAGCAGAGgcatctggaaaatttttaatgatccacctcatgattgattttaatttgttctttgaaaatattttgtctcaATCTGTTAGAATTAACTTAAAGCATCCATATATGCTCCTTTCTACTTTGGACATCTGGCTgcccatttttctccttctccgCCTTAGGGGCAACAGCCACCAGAACACACCAAATAAATAATGGGACTTGGGTGCATATTGTAAAAAACACAGTGGCGAAATGGGCAATAAATGTCTTGcatttccccaaacccacctgcaatCCTATGCAGGTGAAACCGTTTTTGCCCCTGCCGATCCCGGGCCGAGGTCCCTCGAAGCAACAATGAATCCGCCAGGCCCGCACAATCCAAAATCCTGGGGAGCACTGGCCTATCCATCAGCTAACCCCAGCTGACGTGACTGACACTGGGAGCCCTGAATGTCATGGTGCCTGTTCGGGTGCCAAATGTCACAATGAGGGTGGCTGCGACAAACCTCTCTGAGTCCCTGACTTCAGCAGGGCGAGGGtggcaaaaatgaaaaggagtAGGTTCGATGGAGTTTCCCAAAAAGAACTTTAATTACAGggtgaaaaataataaatatggaGAAGTCGAGCACGGTACAAGGGGCAGTATCCTAAAACCTGAGACAAAGATGAAGTCACAACATAGACACTTGGGGCTAGAAAACTAGAACAATAACCATATAGAAGAAACAAGTAACCAATAAACCAATACAGGAGTAGAACTTGGACAACTTAGCATAACAATTCTAAAGGCATATGGGAAAAGTCTCAAGCTCAACCTAAGTAAATTGAATGATTCCTAGAACTTGAAACTCACACCCAGTTTTTCCGGGGTAAAATCTGTCTGACTCTGAGTTACAGCTGGGCTAACTCCCACACCGCTGCTTTGCACTGGCCCCTTGGGACCATGCGGCCAAACAGAGCCACAATGCtgtccttggttccacaaggctctgcagtgtcacaatggccccttcatTTCACAAGGCTCTCAAATGTCACATtggtctccataggaaggaaaccaCAGAGCCCCAATGTTTCAGGAGCTGATGAACGGCAGCCATCAGCAGCCAAGGCAAGCctgacctgtctgtcctggcaggtttGCTTGGAGCAACCCTTGGATATTTGAAATTACGCATGCGGAGTCCTAATTTAGAACATTTGTGCCTGgaaaagagggatttttttttttccatacaaagaaaagcacagagccctttcCAGTGTTTGGAAAATAGATGAGTGCTGCCACTCAGGAGTCAAtgaccagccagacttgtctgTCCTGGCAACTTTA from Ammospiza nelsoni isolate bAmmNel1 chromosome W, bAmmNel1.pri, whole genome shotgun sequence harbors:
- the LOC132086152 gene encoding olfactory receptor 14C36-like — protein: MSNSSSISHFLLLALADTWQLQLLHFSLLLGLSLAALLGNGLNISTVACGHHLHTPMFFFLLNLALSDLGSICTTVPKAMHNSLWDTRNISYSGCAAQVFFFVFFISAELSLLTIMCYDRYVSFCIPLHYGTLLGSRACDHMAAAAWASGLLNALMHTANTFSLPLCQGNALGQFFCEIPQIIKLSCSKSYLRELGLIAFSVCLVFGCFVFIVFSYVQIFRAVLRIPSKQGRYKAFSTCLPHLAVVSLFVSTSAFAYLKPPSISSPSLNLALSVLYSVMPPALNPLIYSLRNQELKAAVWTLMTGWFQKHLTPGDSWDVTVEPP